A single genomic interval of Shewanella halotolerans harbors:
- the gloA gene encoding lactoylglutathione lyase, with translation MAQLLHTMLRVGDLDRSIHFYTEILGMKLLRKSENPEYRYTLAFVGFDEEATGAAVVELTYNWDTDKYDLGTGFGHLAIGEEDIYSRCAAIEAAGGKVTRQPGPVAGGTTEIAFVEDPDGYKIEFIQMRSAQHGLG, from the coding sequence ATGGCACAACTTTTACACACCATGCTGAGGGTCGGCGATCTCGATCGTAGCATACATTTTTACACCGAGATCCTGGGCATGAAGCTACTGCGCAAGTCCGAGAATCCAGAATACCGCTATACCCTGGCCTTCGTTGGCTTCGACGAAGAGGCAACTGGTGCCGCTGTGGTCGAGCTCACTTACAACTGGGATACAGACAAGTATGACCTCGGTACCGGTTTTGGTCATCTGGCCATTGGCGAAGAGGATATCTACAGTCGCTGCGCCGCTATCGAAGCCGCCGGTGGCAAGGTGACCCGTCAGCCAGGGCCGGTTGCCGGTGGCACGACTGAGATTGCCTTCGTGGAAGACCCAGATGGCTACAAGATTGAGTTCATTCAGATGAGATCTGCCCAGCATGGCTTAGGCTAA
- a CDS encoding YebC/PmpR family DNA-binding transcriptional regulator, with translation MAGHSKWANIKHRKAAQDAKRGKLFTKFIRELTVAAREGGSDPDSNPRLRAAIDKALSNNMTRDTVERAIKRGAGELDGQVLETIMYEGYGPGGTAVMVETMTDNRNRTVSGVRNAFSKSGGNLGTDGSVAYLFEKRGVISYAEGSDEDTIMDAALDAGAEDVVTNDDTSIDVYTTPEAFGTVKDALDAAGLEAVNAEVTMVPSTKAELDAETAPKFLRLIDNLEDHDDVQEVYHNAEISDEILASLE, from the coding sequence ATGGCCGGTCACAGTAAATGGGCCAACATCAAGCACCGCAAGGCGGCACAAGACGCTAAACGCGGTAAACTCTTCACCAAATTCATTCGCGAACTCACGGTAGCGGCCAGAGAAGGCGGCTCGGATCCCGATTCCAACCCGAGACTCAGGGCGGCAATCGATAAGGCGCTGTCAAACAACATGACTCGCGACACGGTCGAGCGTGCCATCAAGCGCGGTGCCGGTGAGCTTGATGGTCAGGTGCTGGAAACCATCATGTATGAAGGCTATGGTCCGGGCGGCACCGCCGTGATGGTCGAGACCATGACAGACAACCGTAACCGTACCGTCTCTGGCGTACGTAACGCCTTTAGCAAGTCGGGCGGTAACCTGGGCACAGATGGCTCTGTGGCCTATCTGTTCGAGAAGCGTGGCGTGATCTCTTACGCCGAAGGCAGCGATGAAGACACCATCATGGATGCGGCGCTCGACGCCGGCGCCGAGGATGTTGTGACCAATGATGATACCTCTATCGATGTCTACACCACGCCTGAGGCCTTTGGTACGGTTAAGGATGCACTGGATGCAGCCGGTCTCGAGGCGGTAAACGCCGAGGTGACCATGGTGCCTTCTACTAAGGCAGAGCTTGATGCTGAAACGGCGCCTAAATTCCTGCGCCTCATCGATAACCTTGAAGATCACGACGATGTACAAGAGGTCTATCATAACGCCGAGATCTCAGATGAGATCTTAGCCAGCCTCGAATAG
- the nth gene encoding endonuclease III, translated as MNTEKRRKILEIFRDNNPKPETELNFSSPFELLVAVTLSAQATDVSVNKATDKLFPVANTAQAIYDLGVEGLKEYIKTIGLYNNKAINVIKACEILLKKHGGEVPEDREALEALPGVGRKTANVVLNTAFGWPTIAVDTHIFRVANRTKFAMGKNVDQVEQKMLKVVPAEFKVDVHHWFILHGRYTCVARKPRCGSCLIEEHCEFKEKVYPDE; from the coding sequence ATGAATACCGAGAAACGTCGTAAGATCCTGGAGATCTTTCGCGATAACAATCCTAAGCCAGAAACCGAGCTTAACTTCTCCTCTCCCTTCGAGCTGCTGGTTGCCGTCACCCTGTCGGCCCAGGCCACGGACGTAAGCGTCAACAAGGCCACCGACAAGCTATTTCCCGTGGCAAATACCGCCCAAGCCATCTATGACCTAGGCGTCGAGGGGCTCAAGGAATATATCAAAACCATAGGCCTGTATAACAACAAGGCAATCAACGTCATCAAGGCCTGTGAGATCTTGCTGAAGAAGCATGGCGGCGAGGTGCCCGAAGACAGAGAGGCACTCGAAGCCCTGCCTGGCGTGGGCCGTAAGACGGCCAACGTAGTGTTAAACACCGCCTTCGGCTGGCCGACCATTGCCGTCGATACCCATATCTTCCGCGTCGCCAACCGCACCAAGTTTGCCATGGGCAAGAACGTGGATCAGGTCGAGCAGAAGATGTTAAAGGTAGTACCGGCCGAATTTAAGGTAGATGTGCACCACTGGTTTATTCTTCACGGTCGCTATACCTGTGTCGCCCGTAAGCCAAGATGCGGCAGTTGTTTGATTGAAGAGCACTGTGAGTTTAAAGAGAAGGTCTACCCGGACGAATAG
- a CDS encoding TonB-dependent receptor plug domain-containing protein, whose protein sequence is MIKTSRLAAAVKFSLIATVSTSGYFVANNAVAAEESASFERIAVTGSRIQRQDMETASPVTVIDASAIRAEGYNSVDEILQAQPAMAGMAVGSTTNNGADGVAQVDLRGMGASRTLVLLNGRRMVNSGSGADSAVDLNTIPVAMIARVEILKDGASAVYGSDAIAGVVNIITKKDFEGFQLDINGGATDKGDGENVEISALYGFNTDGGNYTFGVAYSDRGGVMQKDRDWVEKGASSFIPTGSLGGKVQDENGNWVDRTEGYDFTQDSWLQTPNERYSFFANATQEFANEIVFTGDLLYTKRQSEQMMAAQPASVMLDVCTPTSTGNCITLTDEMVAGGITPDDQGRVEYRRRTTDAGNRIYEQDTDTLRVSAGLAGEFDVHTGIAWDLSYTYGKNKAETWVHNSINAKNMAQSVYDNQDAWFSGDPLSQAIVDDISYLESTTGGNEQHIVSGVISGEAFDLEAGPVAYAIGAEYRHDSGYYNPDPVIVAGEGTAAQQDPTDGSYSVVSVYQEVSVPFTDKLTGEFALRFDDYSTFGNASTWKIGLTYEATDDLMLRTVAATGFRAPNVSELYGGNVGSYDYLDDPWGNEQDPQILVNYTSDPDLKAESSESYTAGLVYSPSYIDGMSLTLDYWRFKIKDAISRLDVQAGLNACHAGDTTACETFGITPDGNLENLTNPLTNVGYQDTSGIDFNLAYRFEGLGLDWSISNDLTYLLEFEQDGIDYTGTIGGMFGGYAKVKNNFSVKAGQGDWSLMYSNRFIGEMDDINYGDTVDSVLYHNISGMYHINDSITASLGVKNFTDEKPVMVASGNEAGTVPEVYDTIGRQIYGGVTVKF, encoded by the coding sequence ATGATTAAAACAAGCAGATTAGCTGCGGCAGTTAAATTTAGTTTAATTGCGACAGTGTCGACCAGCGGATATTTTGTTGCCAACAATGCAGTTGCTGCCGAAGAAAGTGCCTCTTTTGAACGTATCGCGGTAACGGGTTCACGCATCCAACGTCAAGACATGGAAACGGCTTCACCTGTTACCGTTATCGACGCCAGTGCTATTCGCGCCGAGGGTTACAATTCGGTCGATGAGATCCTACAGGCGCAACCTGCCATGGCGGGTATGGCAGTAGGCTCTACCACTAACAATGGTGCGGACGGTGTCGCCCAGGTGGATCTACGTGGTATGGGCGCCAGCCGTACTCTGGTGCTGTTAAATGGCCGCCGTATGGTGAACTCAGGTTCGGGCGCCGACAGTGCAGTGGATCTGAACACTATCCCAGTGGCGATGATCGCCCGTGTGGAGATCCTGAAGGATGGTGCCTCAGCGGTTTATGGCTCTGACGCGATTGCCGGTGTAGTGAACATCATCACCAAGAAAGATTTCGAAGGCTTCCAGCTGGACATCAATGGCGGCGCGACCGACAAGGGCGACGGCGAAAACGTTGAGATCAGTGCGCTTTACGGTTTCAACACAGACGGTGGCAACTATACCTTTGGTGTGGCTTACTCTGACCGCGGCGGCGTGATGCAAAAAGATCGCGACTGGGTAGAGAAGGGGGCCAGTAGCTTTATCCCAACCGGCTCATTAGGCGGCAAGGTACAAGACGAGAACGGCAACTGGGTCGATCGCACCGAAGGTTATGACTTTACCCAGGACAGCTGGCTACAGACGCCTAATGAGCGTTACAGCTTCTTCGCCAACGCGACCCAAGAGTTTGCGAACGAAATCGTCTTTACCGGCGACCTGCTTTACACCAAGCGTCAATCTGAGCAGATGATGGCGGCTCAGCCAGCTTCTGTGATGTTAGATGTGTGCACGCCGACTTCTACAGGTAACTGCATCACGCTTACCGACGAGATGGTTGCCGGTGGCATCACGCCTGACGACCAAGGCCGCGTCGAATATCGCAGAAGAACCACTGATGCGGGTAACCGTATCTATGAGCAAGACACAGACACTCTGCGTGTCTCAGCGGGTCTGGCCGGTGAGTTCGATGTTCACACAGGCATCGCATGGGATCTTTCTTACACCTATGGTAAGAACAAGGCAGAGACTTGGGTGCACAACTCAATCAACGCTAAGAACATGGCGCAGTCTGTCTATGACAACCAGGATGCCTGGTTCAGCGGTGACCCACTGTCTCAAGCCATCGTCGATGATATCAGCTACCTGGAAAGCACTACAGGTGGTAACGAGCAGCACATAGTATCAGGCGTGATCAGCGGCGAAGCCTTCGACCTGGAAGCGGGCCCAGTAGCATATGCGATTGGCGCCGAGTATCGCCATGACAGCGGTTACTACAATCCAGATCCAGTGATCGTTGCCGGTGAAGGCACAGCAGCCCAGCAAGATCCTACCGATGGTAGCTACAGCGTGGTGTCTGTCTATCAAGAGGTGAGCGTACCTTTCACCGACAAGCTAACCGGTGAATTTGCGCTGCGTTTCGACGACTACTCAACCTTCGGTAATGCGTCGACCTGGAAGATAGGCTTGACCTATGAGGCGACCGATGATCTTATGCTTCGCACCGTGGCGGCTACCGGTTTCCGCGCGCCAAACGTGAGCGAGCTGTATGGCGGTAACGTGGGTTCATACGACTACCTGGACGATCCTTGGGGTAACGAGCAGGACCCACAGATTTTGGTGAACTACACCTCAGATCCCGATCTGAAGGCGGAATCGTCTGAGTCTTACACTGCTGGTCTGGTCTACTCGCCAAGCTACATCGACGGCATGTCACTGACGCTGGACTACTGGCGCTTCAAGATCAAAGACGCCATCTCGCGTCTGGACGTTCAGGCGGGTCTGAATGCTTGTCACGCAGGTGATACGACAGCTTGTGAAACCTTCGGAATTACCCCTGACGGTAACCTGGAGAACCTGACTAACCCGCTAACCAATGTGGGCTATCAAGACACCAGTGGTATCGACTTTAACCTGGCTTACCGTTTCGAAGGCCTGGGTCTGGATTGGAGCATCAGCAACGATCTGACCTACCTGCTCGAGTTTGAACAGGATGGTATCGATTACACTGGCACTATCGGCGGTATGTTCGGTGGTTACGCTAAGGTGAAGAACAACTTCAGCGTTAAAGCCGGCCAGGGTGACTGGAGTCTGATGTACTCTAACCGCTTTATCGGTGAGATGGATGACATTAACTACGGTGACACAGTTGATTCAGTGCTGTACCACAACATCTCGGGTATGTACCACATCAACGACAGCATTACGGCAAGCCTGGGCGTGAAGAACTTCACCGACGAGAAGCCAGTGATGGTGGCAAGTGGTAACGAGGCTGGCACAGTGCCTGAGGTTTACGACACTATCGGTCGTCAGATCTACGGCGGTGTAACCGTTAAGTTCTAA
- the ruvB gene encoding Holliday junction branch migration DNA helicase RuvB — translation MIEADRLVHAQPQGTEERDEQIDRAMRPKLLDEYTGQDDTRAQLKVFIEAAQKRGEALDHMLIYGPPGLGKTTLAMIVANEMGVNIKSTSGPVLEKAGDLAALLTNLEAGDVLFIDEIHRLSPVVEEILYPAMEDYQLDIMIGEGPAARSIKLELPPFTLIGATTRAGALTSPLRARFGIPLRLEFYNVKDLSSIVTRSAKVLELPIDPEGAVEVARRSRGTPRIANRLLRRVRDYAEVKHDGEVNKLVAESALDMLDVDVEGFDYMDRKLLLAIIDKFMGGPVGLDNLAAAIGEERETIEDVLEPFLIQQGFIQRTPRGRIATARAYQHFNLIKPE, via the coding sequence ATGATTGAAGCTGATAGGTTAGTTCACGCCCAGCCCCAAGGCACAGAGGAGCGGGACGAGCAGATAGATAGGGCGATGCGTCCTAAGCTGCTGGACGAATATACGGGCCAGGACGATACCAGGGCTCAGCTCAAGGTGTTTATCGAGGCGGCGCAGAAGCGCGGCGAGGCCCTTGACCATATGTTGATCTACGGACCACCAGGCCTTGGTAAGACCACGCTTGCCATGATCGTTGCCAACGAGATGGGGGTGAACATTAAGTCTACCTCGGGCCCTGTGCTGGAGAAGGCGGGTGATCTCGCGGCCCTGCTTACCAATCTCGAAGCCGGTGATGTGCTCTTCATCGACGAGATCCACAGACTAAGCCCTGTGGTGGAGGAGATCCTTTACCCGGCAATGGAAGACTATCAGCTGGATATCATGATAGGCGAGGGTCCGGCGGCGCGCTCCATTAAGCTAGAGCTACCTCCCTTCACCCTGATTGGCGCCACCACTCGTGCCGGCGCACTGACATCGCCGCTGCGTGCCCGTTTTGGCATCCCCCTGCGTCTCGAGTTCTACAACGTCAAAGATCTCAGCAGTATCGTCACGCGCTCGGCCAAGGTGCTTGAGCTGCCGATCGATCCCGAAGGCGCGGTAGAAGTGGCAAGGCGTTCTCGCGGCACGCCGCGTATCGCTAACCGTCTGCTTAGACGAGTGCGAGACTACGCCGAGGTGAAGCACGATGGCGAGGTTAACAAGCTAGTCGCCGAGAGCGCTTTGGATATGCTGGACGTGGATGTCGAAGGCTTCGATTATATGGACCGTAAGCTGCTGCTGGCCATCATAGACAAGTTTATGGGCGGTCCTGTGGGTCTGGATAACCTGGCCGCGGCTATCGGCGAGGAGCGCGAGACCATCGAAGATGTGCTCGAACCCTTCCTGATCCAGCAAGGATTCATTCAGCGCACCCCAAGGGGTCGTATTGCGACAGCCAGAGCCTATCAGCACTTCAACCTGATCAAGCCGGAATAA
- the rsxD gene encoding electron transport complex subunit RsxD, with amino-acid sequence MAFKLASSPHLSTKAQTRGLMFKVMLCALPGALAQCYFFGWGTLIQIALAIAIAVATEAAVLKLRARPVGKTISDNSAALTGLLIGVAIPALAPWWIAAIGVVFAILVVKQLYGGLGNNIFNPAMAAYVMLLISFPVQMTTWVAPSGAALHDLGLLQSLSVIFQGADAEQILAYRVGIDGVTMATPLDAVKTGLSTGLTLDEILTKASFSNGFGIGWALINLAYLAGGLVMLKLKLIRWQISTAILASLFVCASIGYLLSPDTHMGPMLHLFSGATMLAAFFIATDPVTAATSTRGRLIFGALIGLLVYLIRSFGGYPDAFAFAVLLANLCAPFIDYYVKPRAYGHRASR; translated from the coding sequence ATGGCATTTAAGTTGGCCTCATCGCCACACCTATCCACCAAGGCACAAACCCGTGGCCTGATGTTTAAGGTCATGCTGTGCGCCCTGCCCGGCGCGCTAGCCCAGTGCTACTTTTTCGGTTGGGGAACCCTGATCCAGATAGCCTTGGCGATCGCCATAGCAGTGGCTACAGAGGCGGCGGTATTAAAGTTACGTGCGCGTCCCGTGGGTAAGACCATCAGTGACAACAGCGCGGCCCTCACAGGCCTGCTCATAGGTGTGGCGATTCCCGCGCTTGCGCCATGGTGGATTGCGGCCATAGGCGTTGTCTTTGCCATCTTAGTGGTCAAACAGCTCTACGGCGGCCTTGGCAACAACATCTTCAACCCGGCCATGGCGGCCTATGTGATGCTGCTGATCTCCTTCCCGGTGCAGATGACCACCTGGGTCGCCCCAAGCGGCGCCGCCTTGCATGACCTGGGGCTGTTGCAGAGCCTGAGTGTCATCTTTCAGGGCGCCGACGCCGAGCAGATCCTCGCCTATCGCGTCGGCATAGACGGCGTGACCATGGCCACGCCTCTCGATGCGGTCAAGACAGGCCTCTCCACCGGCCTGACGTTGGATGAGATTTTAACTAAGGCCAGCTTTAGCAACGGCTTTGGCATCGGCTGGGCGCTAATAAACCTGGCCTACCTGGCTGGCGGTCTGGTGATGCTCAAGCTTAAGCTGATCCGCTGGCAGATAAGCACCGCCATCTTGGCCAGTCTATTTGTCTGCGCCAGCATAGGTTATCTGCTAAGCCCTGATACCCACATGGGCCCAATGCTGCATCTGTTTTCAGGCGCCACCATGTTAGCGGCCTTCTTTATCGCTACCGATCCTGTGACCGCGGCGACCAGCACCCGCGGCCGACTGATCTTTGGCGCCCTGATCGGTCTCCTGGTCTACTTGATCCGCAGCTTCGGTGGCTATCCCGATGCCTTTGCCTTTGCCGTGCTGCTGGCAAACCTGTGCGCGCCATTTATCGATTATTATGTCAAACCCCGAGCCTACGGCCACAGAGCAAGCCGCTAA
- the rsxG gene encoding electron transport complex subunit RsxG: MKRSIVKNASLLGLFALLCTALVALVNQFTFERIKQQQDLELMRTLHQIIPDEMHDNALIEHCILIQDADVLGIDEPLPAYIASQGGEPVAIAMETVAPDGYNGQIKLIVAIDAKGEVLGVRTLNHNETPGLGDKIDLRKSSWVLGFKGQSIQGEQDKRWAVKKDGGQFDQFTGATITPRAYVGAVKRTLTYFNANKQTLLNRPANCEVQYE; the protein is encoded by the coding sequence GTGAAACGTTCTATCGTCAAAAATGCTAGCTTACTGGGATTATTCGCCCTCCTGTGTACCGCCTTGGTGGCCCTGGTTAACCAGTTCACCTTCGAGCGGATCAAGCAGCAGCAAGATCTCGAGCTGATGCGCACCCTGCATCAGATCATCCCAGATGAGATGCATGACAACGCACTTATTGAGCACTGCATCCTGATCCAGGACGCCGATGTGCTGGGTATAGATGAGCCCCTGCCCGCCTACATCGCCAGCCAAGGTGGTGAGCCGGTAGCCATCGCCATGGAAACCGTCGCGCCAGACGGCTACAACGGTCAGATTAAGCTGATCGTCGCCATCGATGCCAAGGGCGAGGTTTTAGGCGTGCGAACCCTTAACCATAACGAGACGCCGGGCCTTGGGGATAAGATCGATCTGCGTAAGTCTTCCTGGGTACTCGGCTTTAAGGGCCAGAGTATTCAGGGCGAGCAAGATAAGCGCTGGGCTGTGAAGAAAGATGGCGGTCAGTTTGACCAGTTTACCGGCGCTACCATCACGCCAAGGGCCTATGTCGGCGCGGTTAAGCGCACCCTGACCTATTTCAACGCCAACAAGCAGACCCTGTTAAACCGCCCTGCCAACTGTGAGGTCCAGTATGAGTAA
- the ruvA gene encoding Holliday junction branch migration protein RuvA has protein sequence MIGRLRGLLVEKQAPEVLIETGGVGYEVQMPLTSFYELPDLNQEAVIYTHFVVREDAQLLYGFITKQERALFRLLIKTNGVGPKLALTILSGMTAGEFVKCVEHDDIATLVKLPGVGKKTAERLLVEMRDKLKSLMEASHGNEREFVLQSNYTPAPVVNTAEEDAISALLALGYKPAQASKAVSSVFEEGMDSETLIKASLKSML, from the coding sequence ATGATAGGTCGTTTACGGGGATTACTCGTCGAGAAGCAGGCGCCCGAGGTGCTGATTGAAACTGGCGGTGTCGGCTATGAGGTACAGATGCCGCTCACCAGTTTTTATGAACTGCCAGATTTAAACCAAGAGGCGGTGATCTACACCCACTTCGTGGTGCGTGAAGATGCCCAGCTGCTGTACGGCTTTATCACCAAGCAGGAAAGAGCCCTGTTCAGACTGCTGATCAAGACCAATGGCGTCGGTCCTAAGCTGGCACTGACCATACTCTCTGGCATGACGGCGGGCGAATTTGTGAAATGCGTCGAGCATGACGATATCGCGACACTGGTTAAGCTGCCGGGTGTCGGCAAGAAGACCGCCGAGCGTCTGCTGGTTGAGATGCGCGACAAGCTCAAGAGTCTGATGGAAGCCTCCCATGGCAACGAGCGCGAGTTTGTGTTGCAGTCTAATTATACTCCTGCGCCTGTGGTCAACACCGCCGAAGAAGATGCCATCTCGGCGCTTTTGGCGTTAGGATATAAGCCGGCACAGGCCAGTAAGGCGGTGTCCAGTGTCTTCGAAGAGGGCATGGATTCAGAAACCTTGATTAAGGCATCGCTGAAATCGATGCTCTAG
- the aspS gene encoding aspartate--tRNA ligase encodes MRSHYCGDVNRSHVGEEVTLVGWVNRSRDLGGVVFLDLRDREGVIQVVYDPDLPEVFDVASTLRSEFCVQVKGLVRARPDSQINDQMRTGEIEVLGKALTILNSAPALPINMDKNQHNTEEQRLKYRYLDLRRPEMAERIIFRSKVTSAVRRFLDGNGFLDIETPILTKATPEGARDYLVPSRTYKGQFFALPQSPQLFKQLLMMSGFDRYYQIVKCFRDEDLRADRQPEFTQIDIETSFMTSAQVMDKTEEMVRGLFKELLNVDLGEFPKMTFAEAMRRYGSDKPDLRNPLELVDVADLVKEVDFKVFQEPANDSEGRVAVLCVPGGASLSRKQLDEYGKYVNIYGAKGLAWMKVNELEKGLEGIQSPVLKFLSEEVVKGILERTGAANGDLILFGADKANIVAEAMGALRLKVGEDFDLLQGDWKPLWVVDFPMFERTSDGGLHAMHHPFTAPSGITPAELEADPTAAISDAYDMVLNGCELGGGSVRIYDAEMQSAVFRILGINDEEAQEKFGFLLEALKYGTPPHAGLAFGLDRMVMLMTGASSIRDVMAFPKTTTAACPLTNAPGFANPVQLEELGVSVVEAKKEQE; translated from the coding sequence ACCGCAGTCGCGATCTCGGCGGCGTGGTTTTTCTGGATTTGCGCGACCGTGAAGGCGTGATTCAGGTAGTCTATGATCCTGATCTGCCAGAGGTATTCGATGTCGCCAGCACACTGCGCAGCGAGTTCTGTGTTCAGGTGAAAGGCTTGGTACGCGCCCGTCCCGACAGCCAGATCAACGACCAGATGCGCACAGGTGAGATTGAGGTGCTGGGTAAGGCCCTGACCATACTCAACAGCGCACCGGCACTGCCGATCAACATGGACAAAAATCAACACAACACCGAAGAGCAGCGCCTGAAATATCGCTACCTGGATCTGCGTCGCCCAGAGATGGCCGAGCGCATCATCTTCCGCTCTAAGGTGACCAGTGCCGTGCGTCGTTTCCTCGACGGCAATGGTTTCCTCGATATCGAGACCCCAATTCTGACCAAGGCAACCCCAGAGGGTGCCAGGGACTATCTGGTGCCTAGCCGTACCTACAAGGGCCAGTTCTTCGCACTGCCACAATCGCCACAGCTGTTTAAGCAGCTGCTGATGATGTCTGGCTTCGACCGTTATTACCAGATCGTGAAATGTTTCCGCGACGAAGACTTACGTGCCGACCGTCAGCCTGAATTTACCCAGATCGATATCGAAACCTCTTTCATGACCTCAGCGCAGGTGATGGACAAGACTGAAGAGATGGTACGCGGTCTGTTTAAAGAGCTGCTAAACGTCGACCTAGGCGAGTTCCCTAAGATGACCTTTGCCGAGGCGATGCGTCGTTATGGTTCAGACAAGCCGGACCTGCGTAACCCGCTGGAGCTGGTCGATGTTGCCGACCTAGTCAAAGAGGTCGACTTCAAGGTGTTCCAGGAGCCAGCCAACGACAGCGAAGGCCGTGTTGCCGTGCTGTGTGTACCGGGTGGTGCTAGCCTGTCACGTAAGCAGCTCGATGAGTATGGTAAGTATGTCAACATCTATGGCGCCAAAGGCTTGGCATGGATGAAGGTCAACGAGCTGGAGAAAGGCCTGGAAGGCATTCAGTCACCAGTGCTTAAGTTCCTCAGCGAAGAGGTGGTTAAGGGGATCCTGGAGCGCACAGGTGCGGCCAACGGTGACTTAATCCTGTTCGGCGCTGACAAGGCGAACATAGTGGCCGAAGCCATGGGCGCGCTGCGTCTCAAGGTAGGTGAAGATTTCGACCTGCTACAAGGCGACTGGAAACCACTATGGGTGGTTGACTTCCCAATGTTCGAGCGCACCTCTGACGGTGGCCTGCACGCCATGCACCATCCGTTCACTGCGCCAAGTGGTATCACGCCAGCCGAGCTAGAAGCAGATCCAACGGCGGCCATCTCTGACGCTTACGACATGGTGCTTAACGGTTGCGAACTGGGCGGTGGCTCGGTACGTATCTACGACGCCGAGATGCAGTCGGCCGTATTCAGAATCCTGGGGATTAACGATGAAGAAGCGCAAGAGAAGTTTGGCTTCCTGCTCGAAGCGCTCAAGTATGGCACGCCGCCACACGCAGGTTTGGCGTTCGGTCTCGATCGTATGGTGATGCTGATGACAGGTGCCAGCTCGATTCGTGACGTGATGGCCTTCCCTAAGACCACCACGGCAGCCTGTCCGCTCACCAATGCCCCTGGCTTTGCTAACCCAGTACAGCTCGAGGAGCTTGGGGTGAGCGTAGTGGAAGCGAAAAAAGAGCAGGAATAA
- a CDS encoding electron transport complex subunit E, translating to MSNYRDIAWQGLWKNNPGLVQLLGLCPLLAVTATLTNAIGLGLATLVVLVGSNVLVSLVREFVPKEIRIPVFVMIIAALVTCVQLLINAYAYGLYLSLGIFLPLIVTNCVIIGRAEAFASRNSVVKAAFDGLMMGLGFTLVLMLLGACREILGQGTLFDGADLLLGDWAKGLTVHLWQVDTNFLLAMLPPGAFIAMGFLIAIKNMIDKQLEARKPAPEAAPAVTRARITKVS from the coding sequence ATGAGTAACTATCGTGATATCGCCTGGCAAGGACTGTGGAAGAATAATCCGGGCCTAGTACAGCTTCTGGGCCTGTGTCCGCTGCTGGCGGTCACCGCTACCCTTACCAATGCCATCGGCCTTGGCTTAGCGACACTTGTGGTCTTGGTCGGCTCCAACGTGCTCGTCTCTCTGGTGCGGGAGTTTGTGCCCAAAGAGATCCGCATCCCCGTATTTGTGATGATCATCGCCGCGCTGGTGACCTGTGTGCAGCTGCTCATCAACGCCTATGCCTATGGCCTCTACCTGTCACTGGGGATCTTCCTGCCGCTTATCGTCACCAACTGTGTCATCATTGGCCGCGCCGAGGCCTTCGCCTCACGCAACAGCGTGGTTAAGGCGGCGTTTGATGGCCTGATGATGGGACTGGGTTTCACCCTAGTGCTCATGCTGTTAGGCGCTTGCCGCGAGATTTTGGGCCAGGGCACACTGTTTGACGGTGCCGATCTGCTGCTTGGCGACTGGGCCAAGGGACTAACGGTTCATCTCTGGCAGGTGGATACCAACTTCCTGCTGGCCATGCTACCGCCTGGCGCCTTTATCGCCATGGGTTTTCTCATCGCTATCAAGAACATGATCGACAAGCAGCTCGAGGCGCGTAAACCAGCCCCAGAGGCCGCGCCAGCCGTCACCCGCGCCCGCATTACCAAGGTGAGTTAA
- the ruvC gene encoding crossover junction endodeoxyribonuclease RuvC: MPIILGVDPGSRITGYGVIQCQGRQQIYLGSGCIRTQSDDLPSRLKVIFDGISEIIRQYQPDEFAIERVFLAKNADSALKLGQARGAAIVAATNAQLPVAEYSATQIKNAVVGTGRAQKSQVQHMVQQILKLPAAPQADAADALGVALCHFHTYQSLIAMGGKASARTYGRYR, translated from the coding sequence ATGCCGATAATCTTGGGGGTGGATCCTGGCTCGCGGATCACAGGCTATGGGGTGATCCAGTGCCAGGGTAGGCAGCAGATCTACCTGGGCAGCGGTTGTATTCGTACCCAATCCGATGATCTGCCTTCCCGTCTCAAGGTAATTTTCGATGGGATAAGCGAGATTATTCGCCAATACCAGCCGGATGAATTTGCTATCGAGCGGGTGTTTCTGGCGAAGAATGCCGATTCGGCGTTAAAGCTCGGTCAGGCGCGCGGGGCGGCGATCGTCGCCGCCACCAATGCTCAATTGCCTGTGGCCGAGTATTCGGCCACCCAGATCAAGAATGCCGTGGTCGGCACGGGACGGGCGCAGAAGAGTCAGGTACAGCACATGGTGCAACAGATCCTCAAATTGCCGGCGGCGCCACAGGCCGATGCGGCCGATGCGTTAGGCGTTGCCCTGTGCCATTTCCACACATATCAGAGCCTGATCGCCATGGGCGGTAAGGCTAGCGCGAGAACTTACGGAAGATATAGATGA